A genomic region of Glycine max cultivar Williams 82 chromosome 15, Glycine_max_v4.0, whole genome shotgun sequence contains the following coding sequences:
- the LOC100787292 gene encoding probable BOI-related E3 ubiquitin-protein ligase 3, with translation MCVDRGKLPNKPHHPTLPHLFACHSLFSFLPLFVYFSFSLLPSHPLLSLLSPNKNSFLLSTIEEEEQQQQQQHISDIIMAVEARHLNLFPSQLITNRQVMDSGEANMMNMYNNSTPIGGYSSFLPLSGAVTETALPSSVFNHSLANAVKSESGVTYNNNNNNNNVSVSPMSRKRSRDNNNNYGYNNNNNDSFSFLGQDVSLQIQQQQLDIEHLIMQRMEKVRMEIDEKRKRQARRIIEAIEVGVMKKLKTKEEEIEKIGKLNWALEEKVKHLCMENQVWRNIAETNEATANALRCNLEQVLAQRGGMAAEEDVGGGATVCGGAEMDDAESCCGSTEEDGLEKETGGWRTLAGCAGVKDKEGGGNGRLCRNCRKEESCVLILPCRHLCLCTVCGSSLHICPICKSYKTASVHVNMS, from the exons ATGTGTGTGGACCGAGGGAAACTCCCGAATAAACCCCACCATCCAACCTTACCACACCTATTTGCATGTCATTCTCTCTTCagttttctcccactctttgtatatttttctttctcccttctTCCTTCACATCCATtgctctctcttctctcaccCAACAAAAACTCATTCCTTTTAAGCacaatagaagaagaagaacaacaacaacaacagcagcataTCTCAGATATCATCATGGCCGTTGAAGCGCGCCATCTCAATCTCTTCCCTTCTCAACTCATCACCAACCG GCAAGTGATGGATTCTGGTGAGGCGAATATGATGAACATGTACAACAACAGCACTCCGATTGGTGGTTACTCTTCGTTTCTGCCGTTATCCGGCGCCGTCACGGAGACGGCGCTTCCGTCCTCGGTTTTCAACCATTCTCTCGCCAACGCCGTCAAATCCGAAAGCGGCGTTacctacaacaacaacaacaacaacaacaacgtttCTGTTTCTCCCATGTCGAGAAAGCGTTCCCGAGATAATAACAACAATTACggttacaacaacaacaacaacgattCATTTTCGTTTCTCGGCCAAGACGTTTCTCTCCAGATCCAGCAGCAGCAACTCGACATCGAGCATTTAATCATGCAACGC ATGGagaaggtgagaatggagattGATGAGAAGAGGAAGAGGCAAGCGAGGAGGATCATTGAAGCGATTGAGGTTGGAGTGATGAAGAAGCTGAAGACGAAGGAAGAGGAGATAGAGAAAATCGGAAAACTGAATTGGGCgttggaagagaaagtgaagCATCTCTGCATGGAGAATCAGGTGTGGCGTAACATAGCGGAAACCAACGAAGCCACAGCGAATGCTCTGCGGTGTAATTTAGAGCAGGTTCTCGCGCAGCGCGGCGGAATGGCGGCGGAGGAAGACGTCGGCGGAGGCGCCACCGTGTGCGGCGGCGCGGAGATGGACGACGCCGAGTCCTGCTGCGGGAGCACCGAGGAGGACGGTTTAGAAAAGGAAACGGGGGGTTGGCGCACGTTAGCGGGGTGCGCAGGGGTGAAGGATAAGGAGGGTGGTGGTAATGGGAGGTTGTGCAGGAACTGTAGGAAGGAAGAGTCTTGTGTGCTGATTTTGCCGTGCCGTCATTTGTGCTTGTGTACTGTGTGTGGGTCTTCACTCCACATTTGTCCCATTTGTAAATCCTATAAGACTGCTAGTGTGCATGTTAACATGTCCTAA